From Meles meles chromosome 5, mMelMel3.1 paternal haplotype, whole genome shotgun sequence, one genomic window encodes:
- the MDC1 gene encoding mediator of DNA damage checkpoint protein 1 isoform X2, with product MEDTQAINWEVEEEEETERPNESLGCSLEPVGRLHIFSSAHGPEKDFPLYLGKNMVGRMPDCSVTLPFSSISKQHAVIEILAWDKAPVLQDCGSLNGTQVLRPPKVLSPGVSHRLRDQELILFADLPCQYHRLNVPLPFVSRGPLTVEETPRVQGGTQPQRLLLAEDSEEEVDSPSEKCVMKGPRTSPLAAVVPESDEEGPSPAPDGPGPPFAFNLDSDTDEEESQHLAAGEASLAARRGSTAETEQPTAVATEIQLEKDQCSVKERNNGTEVERDARNAVVPLGATLARNQTAEEDSDTDMDEGRPAQVHWERAQPSGFTDSDTDVEEGIPATPVVVPTKKRQILHEISTKSPQAPALVHLQESPAGSDTDVEESEFQLAVPPERNQASVVADSNTDDEEEVLAALTLARLKESQANTWNRGTDVEESRAQPVALLEQNQTSAGRDSDTDSEEEGLPIKKKGTVLKCHIDMAYSEKRQSPLRDCDLGVDKDKSSLGVHLQRSQASATVDINTQVEEKALSGPAVTLVEKHQVPMVWTNQTNVEVEGGQAELPVMHLEEAQPPPPGDCETDAEEGTSLAASVLADTGKCQLPAKGDAGIEWAAAILEQERALEARAQGESLVSQVEQDLLPVSRENLTDLVVDTSTSGEPIQPQREGAQTPTERERELHVDRTKDSGDNHGDSEDLDLQATQCFVERENQSPEGQSMEDEATQAFLVTLPQEPGPSCCSFQAPGALDEPWEVLATQPFCLRESEASEPQPIAAHLDAHGSCPSTPRTAPQAQHPEIPVHEEALGIQGRGMQTVEKDMGTPREAAEGVAPERGLLNRETKNLPAGEREDVIGEEELTRGKQIIARDNQGQESDQKVKSTSIERNMESLNIEIEIPSGVQEEEIGKQTLAREVFEREAEKLVLEREDEPGGLGIEVPEVKLESGPQRAETEKGSQDQKGQASHLTPEPTAGTGNHQGLTSTRASGNQAGGAPMSPRRQQRGHLTCKMPPAEKASVGDQESADACLPPAVPEASTLHHNSLLSQSQKHPVPQPFLSPSPSSLEPIPRTRQNGNQEVPKTALSSDMETLHPKSKVRLRGSSKKTLSAVSSLVLELHSTVPTDQPLSPELTSRVTRGRTRRSSVMTPEPVVPTAPELQTSTSKDQPVIPESTLQVTRGRTHRFSVKTPELVVPIVPAVPSTSKEQPAAAELISQSRTRKSVRTPEPFVPTATQGRANRSSVKTPKTVIPTAPELQPSTSKDQPVTLERTSRVTWGRTRRSSIKTPEPTVPTVPELQSSTSKDQSIITEPVSGATHSRTHRSSGKTPEPHVLTAPEVQPSIATDQLVTPEPTSRVTCGRTRRSSVKTPEPTVPTAPEVQPSIPKDQPVITEPTSQGRKPRSSIKTPEPIVPTAPGLQPTTPGGQPVIPKRTSRGRKPRSSSKTPKSIVSTVPELQASTPTDQPVTPKLISPATRGRTQRSSIKTSEPVAPTAPELQPAFSTDQPVTPEPTSRATRGKTHRSFVKIPQPTELTAPDLESLTPTDQLVTPKAQGGQGKTLRSSGISAGPVLTTSEFQSPVPTDQPLPPEPISQANCSRKLRATRKHGSLTVPIVCEPCSALPEPKSLSSRNQRQGAVRVVESLRTIPKPAFAQLPEAPTHATQIQKVEGAGRSEFTPEPLPKASQNRKRPLATVDSPPLQKRLQRGEVTQKTVFFKEEEEDPMERPRKEEDVVAPGPGKRKRDQAEEEPKGLPSRSLRRTKPNQESTAPKVLFTGVVDARGERAVLALGGSLASSVAEASHLVTDRVRRTVKFLCALGRGIPILSLDWLHQSRRAGCFLPPDEYVVTDPEQEKNFGFSLRDALSRARERRLLEGYEIHVTPGVQPPPPQMGEIISCCGGTVLPSMPRSYKPQRVVITCSQDFPRCSIPFRVGLPILSPEFLLTGVLKQEAKPEAFILSTLEMSSS from the exons ATGGAGGACACCCAGGCTATTAACTGGGAGgttgaagaagaggaggagacagagagacccAATGAATCCTTAGGGTGTAGCTTGGAGCCCGTAGGGCGATTGCATATCTTCAGTAGTGCCCATGGACCAGAAAAAG ATTTCCCCCTGTATCTTGGGAAGAATATGGTGGGCCGGATGCCTGATTGCTCTGTGACCCTGCCCTTTTCATCCATCTCCAAACAACATGCAGTGATTGAAATCTTGGCCTGGGACAAAGCACCTGTCCTCCAAGATTGTGGCAGCCTCAATGGTACTCAAGTCCTAAGGCCTCCTAAGGTCCTAAGCCCAGGGGTGAGTCACCGGCTGAGGGACCAGGAGTTGATTCTCTTTGCTGACTTGCCCTGCCAGTACCATCGCCTGAATGTCCCCCTGCCCTTTGTTTCCCGGGGCCCTCTAACTGTAGAAGAGACGCCCAGGGTACAGGGAGGAACTCAACCCCAGAGGCTCCTGTTGGCTGAGGactcagaggaagaagtag ATTCTCCTTCTGAAAAGTGTGTGATGAAAGGACCAAGAACCTCCCCTTTGGCAGCAGTAGTTCCAGAGAG TGATGAAGAGGGGCCTTCTCCTGCCCCAGATGGCCCTGGGCCACCATTTGCCTTCAACTTGGACAGTGACACAGATGAGGAAGAAAGTCAGCATCTAGCAGCAGGAGAGGCCTCCTTAGCTGCCAGAAGAGGCTCCACTGCAGAGACAGAACAGCCTACAGCTGTGGCAACTGAAATCCAGCTTGAAAAGGATCAGTGTTCAGTGAAGGAGAGGAACAATGGCACAGAAGTTGAGAGGGATGCAAGGAATGCGGTGGTCCCACTTGGGGCCACTCTGGCAAGAAACCAAACTGCTGAGGAGGACAGTGACACAGATATGGATGAGGGCAGGCCTGCTCAGGTCCACTGGGAAAGGGCCCAGCCTTCTGGATTCACAGACAGTGATACTGATGTGGAAGAAGGGATCCCTGCAACCCCAGTTGTAGTTCCTACGAAGAAGAGGCAAATCCTCCACGAAATTAGTACAAAGAGTCCTCAGGCACCTGCTTTGGTACATCTGCAGGAGAGCCCAGCCGGTAGTGATACagatgtggaagaaagtgagttCCAACTGGCAGTCCCTCCGGAGAGAAACCAAGCCTCCGTGGTAGCTGACAGCAATACAGATGATGAGGAAGAAGTCTTAGCAGCACTCACTTTGGCACGTCTGAAAGAGAGCCAGGCCAATACATGGAACAGAGGTACTGATGTGGAAGAGAGCAGGGCCCAACCTGTGGCTCTTCTGGAGCAAAACCAAACCTCTGCTGGGAGAGACAGTGACACAGACTCGGAGGAGGAGGGGCTCCCAATCAAAAAGAAAGGCACTGTTCTCAAATGTCATATAGACATGGCATATtcagaaaaaaggcagtctcCTCTCCGAGACTGTGATCTAGGGGTGGACAAAGATAAGAGCTCACTTGGGGTCCATCTGCAGAGAAGCCAAGCCTCTGCCACAGTGGACATCAACACACAAGTGGAGGAGAAAGCCCTATCAGGACCAGCCGTTACACTTGTGGAGAAGCATCAAGTGCCTATGGTATGGACAAATCAAACAAATGTGGAAGTGGAAGGGGGCCAAGCAGAGCTGCCTGTGATGCATCTAGAGGaagcccagcctcctccccctgGGGACTGTGAGACAGATGCAGAAGAGGGCACATCCTTAGCAGCCTCAGTGCTGGCAGATACAGGAAAGTGCCAGCTTCCAGCAAAAGGGGATGCTGGGATAGAATGGGCTGCAGCTATTCTTGAGCAGGAGAGAGCGCTTGAGGCAAGGGCCCAGGGTGAATCCCTTGTGTCACAGGTGGAGCAGGATCTTCTCCCTGTCTCGAGGGAGAACCTTACAGATCTTGTGGTGGACACAAGCACTTCAGGGGAACCCATCCagccacagagagagggagcccagacccccacagaaagggagagagaattacATGTGGACAGGACCAAGGATTCTGGGGACAACCATGGTG ATTCTGAAGACCTGGACCTACAGGCTACCCAGTGCtttgtggagagagagaatcagagccCAGAAG GCCAGAGCATGGAGGATGAAGCTACCCAGGCCTTCCTGGTTACTCTACCCCAAGAGCCTGGCCCTTCCTGTTGCAGTTTCCAGGCCCCAG GTGCCCTGGATGAACCATGGGAAGTCTTGGCAACACAGCCATTCTGTCTGAGAGAGTCTGAGGCCTCTGAGCCCCAGCCCATTGCTGCCCATCTTGATGCCCATGGATCTTGCCCCTCTACACCTAGGACAGCACCACAAGCCCAACATCCAGAGATCCCAGTTCATGAAGAGGCACTGGGGATTCAAGGCAGAGGGATGCAGACTGTGGAGAAAGACATGGGTACACCAAGGGAAGCAGCAGAAGGGGTGGCCCCTGAGAGAGGACTGTTGAACAGGGAAACCAAGAACCtgccagcaggagagagagaagatgttATAGGAGAAGAAGAATTAACCAGAGGGAAACAGATAATAGCTAGAGATAATCAGGGACAAGAGTCTGACCAAAAGGTAAAAAGTACAAGTATTGAAAGGAATATGGAGAGTTTAAACATAGAAATTGAGATACCCAGCGGAGTACAAGAGGAAGAGATAGGAAAGCAGACTCTTGCAAGAgaagtatttgagagagaagcagagaaactAGTACTAGAAAGAGAAGATGAGCCAGGTGGGTTAGGCATTGAGGTACCAGAAGTAAAACTGGAGAGCGGCCCACAGAGAGCGGAAACAGAGAAAGGGAGCCAGGACCAGAAAGGGCAGGCCTCCCATCTAACACCAGAGCCTACAGCAGGGACGGGAAACCATCAAGGACTCACTTCAACCAGAGCTTCTGGGAACCAGGCAGGTGGAGCCCCGATGAGCCCCAGGAGGCAGCAGAGAG GCCACTTGACTTGCAAGATGCCACCCGCTGAGAAGGCCTCTGTG GGTGATCAGGAATCTGCAGATGCTTGTCTGCCTCCTGCAGTGCCTGAAGCCTCAACCCTCCACCACAACTCCCTCCTCTCTCAGAGTCAAAAACATCCTGTGCCCcagcccttcctttctccctctccatcttcttTAGAGCCCATTCCCAGAACCAGACAAAATGGGAATCAGGAAGTTCCGAAGACTGCCTTGTCCTCGGACATGGAGACTCTTCACCCAAAATCCAAAGTCAGGCTCCGAGGGTCCTCCAAGAAGACACTCTCTGCAGTTTCTTCTTTAGTCCTTGAACTTCACTCTACCGTCCCCACAGACCAGCCCCTCAGTCCTGAGCTTACATCTCGGGTCACTCGGGGCAGGACACGTAGGTCCTCTGTCATGACCCCTGAACCAGTTGTCCCCACAGCCCCTGAGCTCCAGACTTCCACCTCCAAAGACCAGCCTGTCATCCCTGAGTCAACATTGCAGGTCACTCGGGGTAGAACACATAGGTTTTCTGTCAAGACCCCTGAACTGGTTGTTCCTATAGTCCCTGCAGTCCCTTCCACCTCCAAGGAGCAGCCTGCCGCTGCTGAGCTCATATCTCAGAGCAGGACCCGTAAATCTgtcaggacccctgagccatTTGTCCCCACAGCCACTCAGGGCAGGGCAAATAGGTCTTCTGTCAAGACTCCCAAAACAGTTATCCCCACAGCCCCTGAGCTCCAGCCTTCTACTTCCAAAGACCAGCCTGTCACCCTTGAGCGCACATCTAGGGTCACTTGGGGCCGGACACGTAGGTCCTCTATCAAGACTCCTGAACCAACTGTCCCCACAGTCCCTGAACTCCAGTCTTCCACCTCCAAAGACCAGTCTATCATCACTGAGCCTGTATCTGGGGCCACTCACAGCAGGACACATAGGTCTTCTGGTAAGACCCCTGAGCCACATGTCCTAACAGCTCCTGAAGTCCAGCCTTCCATTGCCACAGACCAGCTTGTCACCCCTGAGCCCACATCTAGGGTCACTTGTGGCAGGACACGTAGGTCCTCTGTCAAGACTCCTGAGCCAACTGTCCCCACAGCTCCTGAAGTCCAGCCTTCCATCCCCAAAGACCAGCCTGTCATCACTGAGCCCACATCTCAGGGCAGGAAACCCAGGTCTTCTATCAAGACCCCTGAGCCAATtgtccccacagcccctgggcTCCAGCCTACCACCCCCGGAGGCCAGCCTGTCATCCCCAAACGTACATCTCGGGGCAGGAAACCTAGGTCTTCTAGCAAGACCCCTAAATCAATTGTCTCCACAGTGCCTGAGCTCCAGGCTTCCACCCCCACAGACCAGCCTGTCACCCCCAAACTCATATCTCCGGCCACTCGGGGCAGGACACAAAGGTCCTCTATCAAGACCTCTGAGCCAGTTGCCCCCACAGCTCCTGAACTCCAGCCTGCCTTCTCCACAGATCAGCCTGTCACTCCTGAGCCCACATCTCGGGCCACTCGGGGCAAGACACATAGGTCCTTTGTCAAGAtcccccaaccaactgagctcACAGCCCCTGACCTTGAATCTCTAACCCCCACAGATCAACTGGTCACCCCTAAGGCTCAGGGTGGTCAGGGTAAGACACTCAGGTCTTCTGGAATAAGTGCTGGGCCAGTTCTTACCACCTCTGAATTCCAGTCTCCTGTCCCCACAGACCAGCCTCTTCCCCCTGAGCCCATCTCTCAAGCCAATTGCAGCAGGAAGCTAAGGGCCACTAGGAAACATGGGTCCCTCACAGTTCCCATTGTCTGTGAGCCCTGTTCTGCACTCCCTGAACCTAAATCTCTGTCCTCAAGGAACCAGAGACAAGGAGCAGTGAGAGTAGTTGAATCCCTCAGGACCATACCCAAGCCTGCCTTTGCCCAGCTTCCTGAGGCCCCCACTCATGCTACCCAGATTCAAAAGGTAGAGGGAGCAGGCAGATCTGAGTTCACCCCAGAGCCCCTGCCTAAGGCCTCTCAGAACCGCAAGAGGCCTTTGGCTACTGTAGATTCACCCCCACTTCAAAAACGGCTCCAAAGAGGGGAAGTCACCCAGAAGACAGTGTTCttcaaggaagaggaagaagatccAATGGAGAGGCCAAGGAAGGAGGAG GATGTAGTGGCTCCAGGACcaggcaagagaaagagagaccaagcAGAGGAGGAGCCCAAGGGACTCCCAAGCCGCAGCCTTCGACGCACCAAACCTAACCAAGAGTCCACAGCCCCCAAA GTACTCTTCACAGGAGTAGTGGATGCTCGTGGAGAGCGGGCAGTGCTGGCCCTGGGGGGGAGTCTGGCCAGCTCAGTGGCAGAGGCTTCCCATCTAGTGACTGATCGAGTCCGACGCACAGTCAAGTTCCTCTGTGCCCTGGGGCGGGGGATCCCCATCCTCTCCTTGGACTGGCTGCACCAG TCCCGCAGAGCTGGTTGCTTCTTGCCCCCGGATGAATATGTGGTGACTGATCCTGAGCAGGAGAAGAACTTTGGCTTCAGCCTTCGAGATGCTCTGAGCCGGGCTCGGGAGCGAAGGTTGCTGGAG GGCTATGAGATCCACGTGACCCCAGGAGTCCAGCCCCCACCACCTCAGATGGGAGAGATCATCAGCTGCTGTGGAGGCACTGTACTACCCAGCATGCCCCGGTCCTATAAG
- the MDC1 gene encoding mediator of DNA damage checkpoint protein 1 isoform X4, translating into MKGPRTSPLAAVVPESDEEGPSPAPDGPGPPFAFNLDSDTDEEESQHLAAGEASLAARRGSTAETEQPTAVATEIQLEKDQCSVKERNNGTEVERDARNAVVPLGATLARNQTAEEDSDTDMDEGRPAQVHWERAQPSGFTDSDTDVEEGIPATPVVVPTKKRQILHEISTKSPQAPALVHLQESPAGSDTDVEESEFQLAVPPERNQASVVADSNTDDEEEVLAALTLARLKESQANTWNRGTDVEESRAQPVALLEQNQTSAGRDSDTDSEEEGLPIKKKGTVLKCHIDMAYSEKRQSPLRDCDLGVDKDKSSLGVHLQRSQASATVDINTQVEEKALSGPAVTLVEKHQVPMVWTNQTNVEVEGGQAELPVMHLEEAQPPPPGDCETDAEEGTSLAASVLADTGKCQLPAKGDAGIEWAAAILEQERALEARAQGESLVSQVEQDLLPVSRENLTDLVVDTSTSGEPIQPQREGAQTPTERERELHVDRTKDSGDNHGDSEDLDLQATQCFVERENQSPEAGQSMEDEATQAFLVTLPQEPGPSCCSFQAPGALDEPWEVLATQPFCLRESEASEPQPIAAHLDAHGSCPSTPRTAPQAQHPEIPVHEEALGIQGRGMQTVEKDMGTPREAAEGVAPERGLLNRETKNLPAGEREDVIGEEELTRGKQIIARDNQGQESDQKVKSTSIERNMESLNIEIEIPSGVQEEEIGKQTLAREVFEREAEKLVLEREDEPGGLGIEVPEVKLESGPQRAETEKGSQDQKGQASHLTPEPTAGTGNHQGLTSTRASGNQAGGAPMSPRRQQRGHLTCKMPPAEKASVGDQESADACLPPAVPEASTLHHNSLLSQSQKHPVPQPFLSPSPSSLEPIPRTRQNGNQEVPKTALSSDMETLHPKSKVRLRGSSKKTLSAVSSLVLELHSTVPTDQPLSPELTSRVTRGRTRRSSVMTPEPVVPTAPELQTSTSKDQPVIPESTLQVTRGRTHRFSVKTPELVVPIVPAVPSTSKEQPAAAELISQSRTRKSVRTPEPFVPTATQGRANRSSVKTPKTVIPTAPELQPSTSKDQPVTLERTSRVTWGRTRRSSIKTPEPTVPTVPELQSSTSKDQSIITEPVSGATHSRTHRSSGKTPEPHVLTAPEVQPSIATDQLVTPEPTSRVTCGRTRRSSVKTPEPTVPTAPEVQPSIPKDQPVITEPTSQGRKPRSSIKTPEPIVPTAPGLQPTTPGGQPVIPKRTSRGRKPRSSSKTPKSIVSTVPELQASTPTDQPVTPKLISPATRGRTQRSSIKTSEPVAPTAPELQPAFSTDQPVTPEPTSRATRGKTHRSFVKIPQPTELTAPDLESLTPTDQLVTPKAQGGQGKTLRSSGISAGPVLTTSEFQSPVPTDQPLPPEPISQANCSRKLRATRKHGSLTVPIVCEPCSALPEPKSLSSRNQRQGAVRVVESLRTIPKPAFAQLPEAPTHATQIQKVEGAGRSEFTPEPLPKASQNRKRPLATVDSPPLQKRLQRGEVTQKTVFFKEEEEDPMERPRKEEDVVAPGPGKRKRDQAEEEPKGLPSRSLRRTKPNQESTAPKVLFTGVVDARGERAVLALGGSLASSVAEASHLVTDRVRRTVKFLCALGRGIPILSLDWLHQSRRAGCFLPPDEYVVTDPEQEKNFGFSLRDALSRARERRLLEGYEIHVTPGVQPPPPQMGEIISCCGGTVLPSMPRSYKPQRVVITCSQDFPRCSIPFRVGLPILSPEFLLTGVLKQEAKPEAFILSTLEMSSS; encoded by the exons ATGAAAGGACCAAGAACCTCCCCTTTGGCAGCAGTAGTTCCAGAGAG TGATGAAGAGGGGCCTTCTCCTGCCCCAGATGGCCCTGGGCCACCATTTGCCTTCAACTTGGACAGTGACACAGATGAGGAAGAAAGTCAGCATCTAGCAGCAGGAGAGGCCTCCTTAGCTGCCAGAAGAGGCTCCACTGCAGAGACAGAACAGCCTACAGCTGTGGCAACTGAAATCCAGCTTGAAAAGGATCAGTGTTCAGTGAAGGAGAGGAACAATGGCACAGAAGTTGAGAGGGATGCAAGGAATGCGGTGGTCCCACTTGGGGCCACTCTGGCAAGAAACCAAACTGCTGAGGAGGACAGTGACACAGATATGGATGAGGGCAGGCCTGCTCAGGTCCACTGGGAAAGGGCCCAGCCTTCTGGATTCACAGACAGTGATACTGATGTGGAAGAAGGGATCCCTGCAACCCCAGTTGTAGTTCCTACGAAGAAGAGGCAAATCCTCCACGAAATTAGTACAAAGAGTCCTCAGGCACCTGCTTTGGTACATCTGCAGGAGAGCCCAGCCGGTAGTGATACagatgtggaagaaagtgagttCCAACTGGCAGTCCCTCCGGAGAGAAACCAAGCCTCCGTGGTAGCTGACAGCAATACAGATGATGAGGAAGAAGTCTTAGCAGCACTCACTTTGGCACGTCTGAAAGAGAGCCAGGCCAATACATGGAACAGAGGTACTGATGTGGAAGAGAGCAGGGCCCAACCTGTGGCTCTTCTGGAGCAAAACCAAACCTCTGCTGGGAGAGACAGTGACACAGACTCGGAGGAGGAGGGGCTCCCAATCAAAAAGAAAGGCACTGTTCTCAAATGTCATATAGACATGGCATATtcagaaaaaaggcagtctcCTCTCCGAGACTGTGATCTAGGGGTGGACAAAGATAAGAGCTCACTTGGGGTCCATCTGCAGAGAAGCCAAGCCTCTGCCACAGTGGACATCAACACACAAGTGGAGGAGAAAGCCCTATCAGGACCAGCCGTTACACTTGTGGAGAAGCATCAAGTGCCTATGGTATGGACAAATCAAACAAATGTGGAAGTGGAAGGGGGCCAAGCAGAGCTGCCTGTGATGCATCTAGAGGaagcccagcctcctccccctgGGGACTGTGAGACAGATGCAGAAGAGGGCACATCCTTAGCAGCCTCAGTGCTGGCAGATACAGGAAAGTGCCAGCTTCCAGCAAAAGGGGATGCTGGGATAGAATGGGCTGCAGCTATTCTTGAGCAGGAGAGAGCGCTTGAGGCAAGGGCCCAGGGTGAATCCCTTGTGTCACAGGTGGAGCAGGATCTTCTCCCTGTCTCGAGGGAGAACCTTACAGATCTTGTGGTGGACACAAGCACTTCAGGGGAACCCATCCagccacagagagagggagcccagacccccacagaaagggagagagaattacATGTGGACAGGACCAAGGATTCTGGGGACAACCATGGTG ATTCTGAAGACCTGGACCTACAGGCTACCCAGTGCtttgtggagagagagaatcagagccCAGAAG CAGGCCAGAGCATGGAGGATGAAGCTACCCAGGCCTTCCTGGTTACTCTACCCCAAGAGCCTGGCCCTTCCTGTTGCAGTTTCCAGGCCCCAG GTGCCCTGGATGAACCATGGGAAGTCTTGGCAACACAGCCATTCTGTCTGAGAGAGTCTGAGGCCTCTGAGCCCCAGCCCATTGCTGCCCATCTTGATGCCCATGGATCTTGCCCCTCTACACCTAGGACAGCACCACAAGCCCAACATCCAGAGATCCCAGTTCATGAAGAGGCACTGGGGATTCAAGGCAGAGGGATGCAGACTGTGGAGAAAGACATGGGTACACCAAGGGAAGCAGCAGAAGGGGTGGCCCCTGAGAGAGGACTGTTGAACAGGGAAACCAAGAACCtgccagcaggagagagagaagatgttATAGGAGAAGAAGAATTAACCAGAGGGAAACAGATAATAGCTAGAGATAATCAGGGACAAGAGTCTGACCAAAAGGTAAAAAGTACAAGTATTGAAAGGAATATGGAGAGTTTAAACATAGAAATTGAGATACCCAGCGGAGTACAAGAGGAAGAGATAGGAAAGCAGACTCTTGCAAGAgaagtatttgagagagaagcagagaaactAGTACTAGAAAGAGAAGATGAGCCAGGTGGGTTAGGCATTGAGGTACCAGAAGTAAAACTGGAGAGCGGCCCACAGAGAGCGGAAACAGAGAAAGGGAGCCAGGACCAGAAAGGGCAGGCCTCCCATCTAACACCAGAGCCTACAGCAGGGACGGGAAACCATCAAGGACTCACTTCAACCAGAGCTTCTGGGAACCAGGCAGGTGGAGCCCCGATGAGCCCCAGGAGGCAGCAGAGAG GCCACTTGACTTGCAAGATGCCACCCGCTGAGAAGGCCTCTGTG GGTGATCAGGAATCTGCAGATGCTTGTCTGCCTCCTGCAGTGCCTGAAGCCTCAACCCTCCACCACAACTCCCTCCTCTCTCAGAGTCAAAAACATCCTGTGCCCcagcccttcctttctccctctccatcttcttTAGAGCCCATTCCCAGAACCAGACAAAATGGGAATCAGGAAGTTCCGAAGACTGCCTTGTCCTCGGACATGGAGACTCTTCACCCAAAATCCAAAGTCAGGCTCCGAGGGTCCTCCAAGAAGACACTCTCTGCAGTTTCTTCTTTAGTCCTTGAACTTCACTCTACCGTCCCCACAGACCAGCCCCTCAGTCCTGAGCTTACATCTCGGGTCACTCGGGGCAGGACACGTAGGTCCTCTGTCATGACCCCTGAACCAGTTGTCCCCACAGCCCCTGAGCTCCAGACTTCCACCTCCAAAGACCAGCCTGTCATCCCTGAGTCAACATTGCAGGTCACTCGGGGTAGAACACATAGGTTTTCTGTCAAGACCCCTGAACTGGTTGTTCCTATAGTCCCTGCAGTCCCTTCCACCTCCAAGGAGCAGCCTGCCGCTGCTGAGCTCATATCTCAGAGCAGGACCCGTAAATCTgtcaggacccctgagccatTTGTCCCCACAGCCACTCAGGGCAGGGCAAATAGGTCTTCTGTCAAGACTCCCAAAACAGTTATCCCCACAGCCCCTGAGCTCCAGCCTTCTACTTCCAAAGACCAGCCTGTCACCCTTGAGCGCACATCTAGGGTCACTTGGGGCCGGACACGTAGGTCCTCTATCAAGACTCCTGAACCAACTGTCCCCACAGTCCCTGAACTCCAGTCTTCCACCTCCAAAGACCAGTCTATCATCACTGAGCCTGTATCTGGGGCCACTCACAGCAGGACACATAGGTCTTCTGGTAAGACCCCTGAGCCACATGTCCTAACAGCTCCTGAAGTCCAGCCTTCCATTGCCACAGACCAGCTTGTCACCCCTGAGCCCACATCTAGGGTCACTTGTGGCAGGACACGTAGGTCCTCTGTCAAGACTCCTGAGCCAACTGTCCCCACAGCTCCTGAAGTCCAGCCTTCCATCCCCAAAGACCAGCCTGTCATCACTGAGCCCACATCTCAGGGCAGGAAACCCAGGTCTTCTATCAAGACCCCTGAGCCAATtgtccccacagcccctgggcTCCAGCCTACCACCCCCGGAGGCCAGCCTGTCATCCCCAAACGTACATCTCGGGGCAGGAAACCTAGGTCTTCTAGCAAGACCCCTAAATCAATTGTCTCCACAGTGCCTGAGCTCCAGGCTTCCACCCCCACAGACCAGCCTGTCACCCCCAAACTCATATCTCCGGCCACTCGGGGCAGGACACAAAGGTCCTCTATCAAGACCTCTGAGCCAGTTGCCCCCACAGCTCCTGAACTCCAGCCTGCCTTCTCCACAGATCAGCCTGTCACTCCTGAGCCCACATCTCGGGCCACTCGGGGCAAGACACATAGGTCCTTTGTCAAGAtcccccaaccaactgagctcACAGCCCCTGACCTTGAATCTCTAACCCCCACAGATCAACTGGTCACCCCTAAGGCTCAGGGTGGTCAGGGTAAGACACTCAGGTCTTCTGGAATAAGTGCTGGGCCAGTTCTTACCACCTCTGAATTCCAGTCTCCTGTCCCCACAGACCAGCCTCTTCCCCCTGAGCCCATCTCTCAAGCCAATTGCAGCAGGAAGCTAAGGGCCACTAGGAAACATGGGTCCCTCACAGTTCCCATTGTCTGTGAGCCCTGTTCTGCACTCCCTGAACCTAAATCTCTGTCCTCAAGGAACCAGAGACAAGGAGCAGTGAGAGTAGTTGAATCCCTCAGGACCATACCCAAGCCTGCCTTTGCCCAGCTTCCTGAGGCCCCCACTCATGCTACCCAGATTCAAAAGGTAGAGGGAGCAGGCAGATCTGAGTTCACCCCAGAGCCCCTGCCTAAGGCCTCTCAGAACCGCAAGAGGCCTTTGGCTACTGTAGATTCACCCCCACTTCAAAAACGGCTCCAAAGAGGGGAAGTCACCCAGAAGACAGTGTTCttcaaggaagaggaagaagatccAATGGAGAGGCCAAGGAAGGAGGAG GATGTAGTGGCTCCAGGACcaggcaagagaaagagagaccaagcAGAGGAGGAGCCCAAGGGACTCCCAAGCCGCAGCCTTCGACGCACCAAACCTAACCAAGAGTCCACAGCCCCCAAA GTACTCTTCACAGGAGTAGTGGATGCTCGTGGAGAGCGGGCAGTGCTGGCCCTGGGGGGGAGTCTGGCCAGCTCAGTGGCAGAGGCTTCCCATCTAGTGACTGATCGAGTCCGACGCACAGTCAAGTTCCTCTGTGCCCTGGGGCGGGGGATCCCCATCCTCTCCTTGGACTGGCTGCACCAG TCCCGCAGAGCTGGTTGCTTCTTGCCCCCGGATGAATATGTGGTGACTGATCCTGAGCAGGAGAAGAACTTTGGCTTCAGCCTTCGAGATGCTCTGAGCCGGGCTCGGGAGCGAAGGTTGCTGGAG GGCTATGAGATCCACGTGACCCCAGGAGTCCAGCCCCCACCACCTCAGATGGGAGAGATCATCAGCTGCTGTGGAGGCACTGTACTACCCAGCATGCCCCGGTCCTATAAG